In Lysobacter firmicutimachus, one genomic interval encodes:
- a CDS encoding S8 family peptidase, with protein sequence MSVRANRRRTHRIHVLAAATALVLGSAGSAFAAERINLAALANETQDEFIVKYRDGSAQRSSAASLQSALSTAATGFSGKGKALGLKHLRRTALGSDLVRAGRKLDRVEAEALMRQIAADPNVEYVEPNARMYPLGTPNDTRFGEQWGYTDADAGINATTAWDISTGTGVVVAVIDTGITNHSDLNANILPGYDFVSDATAARDGNGRDSNPADEGDWFNAGECGRTYDSPSSWHGTHVAGTVAAVTNNAKGVAGTAYNAKVVPVRVLAKCGGSLADIADAITWASGGTVSGVPANANPAEVINMSLGGSGTCGSTYQAAIDGAVSRGTTVVVAAGNNNGNASNARPANCNNVITVGAVDSAGARSVWSSTQKSNYGAVVDIAAPGSNILSTLNAGSTTPGAESYASYGGTSMATPHVAGVVALLQAASATPKTPAQIETILKNTARAFPQTPDQPIGVGIVNAKAALDSLGGGTPGAQTYTNGTDYTINDNATVDSPITVSGRTGNAPSNASVSVTIYHTYKGDLKVDLVAPDGSIYNLHNRTGSSTDNVIGTYTVNLSSEPLNGTWKLRVNDNAAQDTGRIDTWSVTF encoded by the coding sequence ATGTCCGTTCGTGCCAACCGTCGTCGTACCCACCGCATTCACGTCCTCGCCGCCGCCACCGCCCTGGTGCTGGGCTCCGCCGGCTCGGCGTTCGCCGCCGAGCGCATCAACCTCGCCGCCCTGGCCAACGAGACCCAGGACGAGTTCATCGTCAAGTACCGCGACGGCAGCGCGCAGCGCAGCAGCGCCGCGAGCTTGCAGAGCGCGCTGAGCACGGCCGCGACCGGTTTCTCCGGCAAGGGCAAGGCGCTCGGCCTCAAGCACCTGCGCCGCACCGCGCTGGGTTCGGACCTGGTTCGCGCCGGACGCAAGCTCGACCGCGTCGAAGCCGAGGCGCTGATGCGCCAGATCGCTGCCGACCCGAACGTCGAGTACGTCGAGCCGAACGCGCGCATGTATCCGCTGGGCACCCCGAACGACACTCGCTTCGGCGAGCAATGGGGCTACACCGACGCCGACGCCGGCATCAACGCCACCACCGCCTGGGACATCAGCACCGGCACCGGCGTGGTGGTGGCGGTGATCGACACCGGCATCACCAACCACAGCGATCTCAACGCCAACATCCTGCCCGGCTACGACTTCGTCAGCGACGCCACCGCCGCGCGCGACGGCAACGGCCGCGATTCCAACCCGGCCGACGAAGGCGACTGGTTCAACGCCGGCGAGTGCGGCCGCACCTACGACAGCCCGTCGAGCTGGCACGGCACCCATGTCGCCGGCACCGTCGCCGCGGTGACCAACAACGCCAAGGGCGTGGCGGGCACCGCGTACAACGCCAAGGTCGTGCCGGTGCGCGTGCTGGCCAAGTGCGGCGGCTCGCTGGCCGACATCGCCGACGCCATCACCTGGGCGTCCGGCGGCACCGTGTCCGGCGTGCCGGCCAACGCCAACCCGGCCGAAGTCATCAACATGAGCCTGGGCGGCAGCGGCACCTGCGGCTCGACCTACCAGGCCGCGATCGACGGCGCCGTCTCGCGCGGCACCACCGTGGTGGTCGCCGCCGGCAACAACAACGGCAACGCCTCCAACGCGCGCCCGGCCAACTGCAACAACGTCATCACCGTCGGCGCGGTCGACAGCGCCGGCGCGCGTTCGGTATGGAGCAGCACGCAGAAGTCGAACTACGGCGCCGTGGTCGACATCGCCGCGCCGGGCTCGAACATCCTGTCCACGCTCAACGCCGGCAGCACCACGCCGGGCGCGGAAAGCTACGCCTCCTACGGCGGTACCTCGATGGCGACGCCGCACGTGGCCGGCGTGGTCGCGCTGCTGCAGGCCGCTTCGGCCACGCCGAAGACCCCGGCGCAGATCGAGACCATCCTGAAGAACACCGCGCGTGCGTTCCCGCAGACCCCGGACCAGCCGATCGGCGTGGGCATCGTCAACGCCAAGGCGGCGCTGGACTCGCTCGGCGGCGGTACCCCGGGCGCGCAGACCTATACCAACGGCACCGACTACACGATCAACGACAACGCCACCGTCGACAGCCCGATCACCGTGTCCGGCCGCACCGGCAACGCACCGAGCAACGCCTCGGTGTCGGTGACGATCTACCACACCTACAAAGGCGACCTGAAGGTCGACCTGGTGGCGCCGGACGGCTCGATCTACAACCTGCACAACCGCACCGGTTCCTCGACCGACAACGTCATCGGCACTTACACCGTGAACCTGTCGAGCGAGCCGCTCAACGGCACCTGGAAGCTGCGCGTCAACGACAACGCGGCGCAGGACACCGGCCGCATCGACACCTGGAGCGTCACCTTCTGA
- a CDS encoding S8 family peptidase produces MSVRSNRIHVLAAATALVLASTAAGSAFAAERVNLSGLQTAAKFDRFIVKYRDGSVERSSTANVQRALSTAASASGAKAKGAALGLKHLRRTAIGADVVRADRALDRAEAESLMRQIAADPNVDFVEVDVRRHRLLTPNDTHYGLQYGFNGTNGGIRADQAWDVATGTGAVVAVLDTGITPHGDLNANILPGYDFISDTFVSRDGNGRDSNPNDEGDWNNETECDQPGYDVGASDSSWHGTHVAGTVAAVTNNAKGVAGTAFNAKVVPVRVLGRCGGYDSDISDAIVWASGGTVSGVPANANPAEVINLSLGGGGACPSSYQNAINGAVGRGTTVVVAAGNESANVSTSTPANCANVIAVAATTSTGAKASYSNYGTGIDVSAPGDQIASTHNGGTTTQGAEQYVYMSGTSMASPHVAGVVALMQSAATTPKTPAEIESILKSTARALPGACSGGCGAGIINAKAAVDAVRGGTPGGGTQTYTNGTDVAIRDNATVESPITVSGRSGNAPSNASISVTIYHTYKGDLKVDLVAPDGSIYNLHNRTGSSTDNVIGTFTKNLSTEALNGTWKLRVNDNAGGDVGRIDTWSVTF; encoded by the coding sequence ATGTCCGTCCGTTCCAACCGCATCCACGTCCTCGCCGCCGCCACCGCCCTGGTGCTGGCGTCGACCGCCGCCGGCTCGGCGTTCGCCGCCGAGCGCGTCAACCTGAGCGGCCTGCAGACCGCCGCCAAGTTCGACCGTTTCATCGTCAAGTACCGCGACGGCAGCGTCGAGCGCAGCAGCACCGCCAACGTGCAGCGCGCGCTGAGCACCGCCGCCAGCGCCTCCGGCGCCAAGGCCAAGGGCGCCGCGCTGGGCCTCAAGCATCTGCGCCGCACCGCGATCGGCGCCGACGTGGTGCGCGCCGACCGCGCCCTGGACCGCGCCGAAGCCGAATCGCTGATGCGCCAGATCGCCGCCGATCCGAACGTGGACTTCGTCGAAGTCGACGTGCGCCGCCATCGCCTGCTGACCCCGAACGACACCCACTACGGCCTCCAGTACGGTTTCAACGGCACCAACGGCGGTATCCGCGCCGACCAGGCCTGGGACGTCGCCACCGGCACCGGCGCGGTGGTCGCGGTGCTCGACACCGGCATCACCCCGCACGGCGACCTGAACGCCAACATCCTGCCGGGCTACGACTTCATCTCCGACACCTTCGTCTCGCGCGACGGCAACGGCCGCGATTCCAACCCGAACGACGAAGGCGACTGGAACAACGAGACCGAGTGCGACCAGCCGGGCTACGACGTCGGCGCCAGCGATTCCAGCTGGCACGGCACCCACGTCGCCGGCACCGTCGCCGCGGTGACCAACAACGCCAAGGGCGTGGCCGGCACCGCGTTCAACGCCAAGGTGGTGCCGGTGCGCGTACTGGGCCGCTGCGGCGGCTACGACTCGGACATCTCCGACGCGATCGTGTGGGCCTCCGGCGGTACCGTGTCCGGCGTGCCGGCCAACGCCAATCCGGCCGAGGTCATCAACCTCAGCCTCGGCGGCGGCGGCGCCTGTCCGAGCAGCTATCAGAACGCGATCAACGGCGCGGTCGGCCGCGGCACCACGGTGGTGGTCGCCGCCGGCAACGAAAGCGCCAACGTCTCGACCTCGACCCCGGCCAACTGCGCCAACGTGATCGCGGTCGCCGCGACCACCTCGACCGGCGCCAAGGCCAGCTATTCCAACTACGGCACCGGCATCGACGTGTCGGCGCCGGGCGACCAGATCGCCTCGACCCATAACGGCGGCACCACCACTCAGGGCGCCGAGCAGTACGTGTACATGAGCGGCACTTCGATGGCCTCGCCGCACGTGGCCGGCGTGGTCGCGCTGATGCAGTCGGCGGCGACCACGCCGAAGACGCCGGCCGAGATCGAGAGCATCCTCAAGAGCACCGCGCGCGCGCTGCCGGGCGCCTGCTCCGGCGGTTGCGGCGCGGGCATCATCAACGCCAAGGCCGCGGTCGACGCGGTGCGCGGCGGCACCCCGGGCGGCGGCACCCAGACCTACACCAACGGCACCGACGTCGCCATCCGCGACAACGCCACGGTGGAAAGCCCGATCACCGTGTCCGGCCGCAGCGGCAACGCGCCGAGCAACGCCAGCATCTCGGTGACGATCTATCACACCTACAAGGGCGACCTGAAGGTCGACCTGGTGGCGCCGGACGGCTCGATCTACAACCTGCACAACCGCACCGGTTCCTCGACCGACAACGTCATCGGCACGTTCACCAAGAACCTGTCGACCGAAGCGCTGAACGGCACCTGGAAGCTGCGCGTGAACGACAACGCCGGCGGCGACGTCGGCCGCATCGACACCTGGAGCGTGACGTTCTAA
- a CDS encoding S8 family peptidase, giving the protein MSCRNKPASSRVLSQRALAVATATALSCAAMSAFAAERVNLSSLNQHAQDEFIVKYRDGSAQRSSAASLQSALSTAATGFSGKGKALGLKHLRRIATGSELIRAGRKLDRAEAEALMRQIAADPNVEYVEPNARMYPLITPNDTRYGEQWGYTDADAGINAPSAWDISTGTGVVVAVIDTGIASHSDLNANILPGYDFVSDAAAARDGNGRDSNPADEGDWNNATECDSLFQDVPARNSSWHGTHVAGTIAAVTNNAKGVAGTAYNAKVVPVRVLAKCGGSLADIADAVTWASGGSVSGVPANANPAEVINMSLGGGGSCSATYQAAIDGAVSRGTTVVVAAGNNNGNAANIQPASCNNVITVGAVDSAGARSVWSSAQKSNYGAVVDVAAPGSSILSTLNAGTTTPGAESYASYGGTSMATPHVAGVVALLQAKASTPKTPAEIETLLKNSVRAFPQTPDQPIGAGIVNAKAALDALGGGGTPGAQTYSNSADYAINDNATVESPITVSGRTGNAPSNASVSVNIVHTYRGDLKVDLVAPDGSVYTLLNYNSNDSSDNVVATYTRDLSSETLNGTWKLRVNDNWVNDTGRIDSWSIKF; this is encoded by the coding sequence ATGTCTTGCCGCAACAAGCCCGCATCCTCGCGCGTCCTGTCGCAACGCGCTCTTGCCGTCGCCACCGCGACCGCCCTGTCCTGCGCGGCGATGTCCGCCTTCGCCGCAGAGCGCGTCAATCTCTCGTCCTTGAATCAGCACGCGCAGGACGAGTTCATCGTCAAGTACCGCGACGGCAGCGCGCAGCGCAGCAGCGCCGCGAGCTTGCAGAGCGCGCTGAGCACGGCCGCGACCGGTTTCTCCGGCAAGGGCAAGGCGCTCGGCCTCAAGCACCTGCGCCGCATCGCCACCGGATCGGAACTGATCCGCGCCGGGCGCAAGCTCGACCGCGCCGAGGCCGAAGCGCTGATGCGCCAGATCGCCGCCGACCCGAACGTCGAGTACGTCGAGCCGAACGCGCGCATGTATCCGTTGATCACGCCCAACGACACCCGCTACGGCGAACAATGGGGCTACACCGACGCCGACGCCGGCATCAACGCGCCGAGCGCCTGGGACATCAGCACCGGCACCGGCGTGGTGGTGGCGGTGATCGACACCGGCATCGCCAGCCACAGCGATCTCAACGCCAACATCCTGCCCGGCTACGACTTCGTCAGCGACGCCGCCGCCGCGCGCGACGGCAACGGCCGCGATTCCAACCCGGCCGACGAAGGCGACTGGAACAACGCCACCGAGTGCGACTCGCTGTTCCAGGACGTGCCCGCGCGCAACTCCAGCTGGCACGGCACCCATGTCGCCGGCACCATCGCCGCGGTGACCAACAACGCCAAGGGCGTGGCGGGCACCGCCTACAACGCCAAGGTCGTGCCGGTGCGCGTGCTGGCCAAGTGCGGCGGCTCGCTGGCGGACATCGCCGACGCCGTTACCTGGGCCTCGGGCGGAAGCGTGTCCGGCGTGCCGGCCAACGCCAACCCGGCCGAAGTCATCAACATGAGCCTGGGCGGCGGCGGCAGCTGCAGCGCCACCTACCAGGCCGCGATCGACGGCGCCGTTTCGCGCGGCACCACTGTGGTGGTCGCCGCCGGCAACAACAACGGCAACGCGGCCAACATCCAGCCGGCGAGCTGCAACAACGTCATCACCGTCGGTGCGGTCGACAGCGCCGGCGCGCGTTCGGTGTGGAGCAGCGCGCAGAAGTCGAACTACGGCGCCGTGGTCGACGTCGCCGCGCCGGGCTCGAGCATCCTGTCCACGCTCAACGCCGGCACCACCACGCCGGGCGCGGAGAGCTACGCCTCCTACGGCGGCACCTCGATGGCGACGCCGCACGTGGCCGGCGTGGTCGCGCTGTTGCAGGCCAAGGCCTCGACCCCGAAGACGCCGGCGGAAATCGAGACGCTGCTGAAGAACAGCGTGCGCGCGTTCCCGCAGACCCCGGACCAGCCGATCGGCGCGGGCATCGTCAACGCCAAGGCGGCGCTGGACGCGCTCGGCGGTGGCGGCACCCCGGGCGCGCAGACCTACAGCAACAGCGCCGACTATGCGATCAACGACAACGCCACGGTCGAAAGCCCGATCACCGTGTCCGGCCGCACCGGCAACGCACCGAGCAATGCCTCGGTGTCGGTGAACATCGTCCACACCTATCGCGGCGATCTGAAGGTCGACTTGGTGGCGCCGGACGGCTCGGTCTACACCCTGCTCAACTACAACAGCAACGACAGCAGCGACAACGTGGTGGCCACTTACACCCGCGACCTGTCCAGCGAAACCTTGAACGGCACCTGGAAGCTGCGGGTCAACGACAACTGGGTCAACGACACCGGCCGCATCGACAGTTGGAGCATCAAGTTCTGA